In Acidimicrobiia bacterium, the following proteins share a genomic window:
- a CDS encoding UDP-glucuronic acid decarboxylase family protein, giving the protein MPRAVVTGGAGFLGAHVCRALRAAGHEVVAVDNLSTGQRHQVADLLDDPGFTLLERDVVLGLDVDGPVDAVLHLASPASVPEYLARPLETLRVGAEGTRHALEVARAHGARFLLASTSEVYGDPLEHPQREAYWGHVNPVGPRAVYDEAKRYAEALTMAYHRAQGVDTKIVRVFNCYGPGLLPGDGRVVSNFLRQAMAGEALTVYGDGTQTRSFCYVEDEVRGILALLASDWTGPMNLGNPDEHTVLELAKLVLEVTGSASPIRFAELPDDDPTRRCPDITLARAVLGWSPQVDLRAGLERTYEWYRAEAATT; this is encoded by the coding sequence ATGCCGCGCGCGGTGGTGACCGGCGGCGCCGGCTTCCTCGGCGCGCACGTCTGCCGCGCCTTACGCGCCGCCGGCCACGAGGTTGTCGCGGTCGACAACCTGTCCACGGGCCAGCGTCACCAGGTCGCCGACCTGCTCGACGACCCGGGCTTCACCCTCCTCGAGCGCGACGTCGTCCTCGGCTTGGACGTCGACGGGCCGGTCGACGCGGTCCTGCACCTCGCCAGCCCGGCGAGCGTCCCCGAGTACCTGGCCCGGCCGCTCGAGACGCTGCGGGTCGGCGCCGAGGGCACGCGCCACGCCCTCGAGGTGGCGCGCGCCCACGGGGCCCGCTTCCTGCTGGCGTCCACGAGCGAGGTGTACGGCGACCCGCTCGAGCACCCGCAGCGTGAGGCCTACTGGGGGCACGTGAACCCGGTCGGCCCTCGGGCCGTCTACGACGAGGCGAAGCGGTACGCCGAGGCGCTGACGATGGCGTACCACCGCGCCCAGGGCGTCGACACCAAGATCGTGCGCGTCTTCAACTGCTACGGGCCGGGTCTGCTCCCGGGCGACGGCCGCGTCGTGTCGAACTTCCTCCGCCAGGCCATGGCCGGGGAGGCGCTCACCGTGTACGGGGACGGCACCCAGACCCGCTCGTTCTGCTACGTCGAGGACGAGGTGCGCGGGATCCTCGCCCTCCTCGCCTCCGACTGGACCGGGCCGATGAACCTCGGCAACCCCGACGAGCACACCGTGCTGGAGCTCGCCAAGCTCGTGCTCGAGGTCACCGGCTCGGCGTCGCCGATCCGGTTCGCCGAGCTCCCCGACGACGACCCGACCCGGCGCTGCCCCGACATCACGCTCGCGCGCGCGGTCCTCGGGTGGTCCCCGCAGGTCGACCTGCGCGCCGGCCTCGAGCGCACGTACGAGTGGTACCGCGCCGAGGCCGCGACGACGTGA
- a CDS encoding UDP-glucose/GDP-mannose dehydrogenase family protein, translating into MSRIGVVGAGYVGLTTGACLAHLGHEAVVADVDVEKVRSLAKGEVGVLEQGLPELVADGLATRRLRFVVGAASAGADAEFVFVCVPTPEGPDGDADLSAVESVVRELAPVLRPGTVVVNKSTMPVGSSAYVARLLRDAGAVPDIGVASNPEFLREGTAVRDFLQPSRVVIGADDATVAVRVSELYRNVQAPVLVTRAASAEMIKYASNAFLASRVSFVNAVANLCEAVNADVREVTLGMGYDPRIGFEFLHPGPGWGGSCFPKDTAALAWTARRAGEDFPLLTAVIETNTAQSERVVAKVRDAVGGTLAGRRVAVWGLTFKANTNDLRDSPAVAVAARLLAAGASVRAYDPAGGEAAAGLVPGIEVAADPYEACTGADVLCLLTEWDEFRWLDYGRVADVVAGRAIVDARNLLDPTAMRHLGFSYRGIGR; encoded by the coding sequence GTGAGCCGAATCGGGGTCGTCGGCGCCGGGTACGTCGGCCTGACCACCGGCGCCTGCCTCGCCCACCTCGGCCACGAGGCCGTCGTGGCCGACGTCGACGTCGAGAAGGTGCGGAGCCTGGCCAAGGGGGAGGTCGGCGTGCTCGAGCAGGGCCTCCCGGAGCTCGTCGCCGACGGACTCGCTACGCGCCGGCTGCGCTTCGTCGTCGGCGCCGCGAGCGCCGGCGCCGACGCCGAGTTTGTCTTCGTGTGCGTCCCCACGCCCGAGGGCCCCGACGGGGACGCCGACCTCTCGGCGGTCGAGTCCGTGGTGCGGGAGCTGGCGCCGGTGCTCCGCCCGGGCACCGTGGTCGTGAACAAGTCGACGATGCCGGTGGGCTCGAGCGCCTACGTCGCCCGGCTCCTGCGGGACGCCGGCGCGGTGCCCGACATCGGGGTGGCGTCGAACCCCGAGTTCCTGCGCGAGGGAACCGCTGTGCGGGACTTCCTGCAGCCGTCCCGCGTCGTGATCGGCGCCGACGACGCGACGGTGGCGGTGCGCGTCTCGGAGCTCTACCGCAACGTGCAGGCACCGGTGCTCGTCACCCGCGCCGCCTCGGCCGAGATGATCAAGTACGCGTCGAACGCCTTCCTGGCCTCCCGCGTGTCCTTCGTGAACGCCGTGGCCAACCTGTGCGAGGCGGTCAACGCCGACGTGCGCGAGGTGACGCTCGGCATGGGCTACGACCCGCGCATCGGCTTCGAGTTCCTCCACCCCGGCCCCGGCTGGGGGGGTTCGTGCTTCCCGAAGGACACGGCCGCGCTGGCCTGGACCGCCCGCCGAGCCGGCGAGGACTTCCCGCTGCTGACGGCGGTGATCGAGACGAACACGGCCCAGTCCGAGCGGGTCGTGGCCAAGGTGCGCGACGCGGTCGGCGGGACCCTCGCCGGGCGCCGCGTCGCGGTCTGGGGCCTCACCTTCAAGGCCAACACGAACGACCTCCGGGACTCACCCGCCGTCGCGGTGGCGGCGCGCCTCCTCGCCGCCGGCGCCTCGGTGCGGGCCTACGACCCCGCCGGCGGCGAGGCGGCCGCCGGCCTCGTGCCCGGGATCGAGGTCGCCGCCGACCCGTACGAGGCCTGCACCGGAGCGGACGTGCTCTGCCTGCTCACCGAGTGGGACGAGTTCCGGTGGCTCGACTACGGGCGGGTGGCGGACGTGGTGGCGGGCCGGGCCATCGTCGACGCCCGGAACCTCCTCGACCCGACCGCGATGCGCCACCTGGGCTTCTCGTACCGCGGCATCGGCCGCTGA
- a CDS encoding LCP family protein yields the protein MALRRSVLRAFSGRYLIALGVATAVMTGGVVTVNYVISDKLAGVKRVQIKEAPPPPQGANYLLLGSDTRAFVKNKQQAQAFGSAAQDPNVNSDTMMVVHVEPNAKRTLIVSFPRDLWVNIPGKGMAKINAAYGIGPNKTIETLKADFGIDINHFISVDFQSFQDVVNAIGQVPVYFPYPARDQESGLFIYPGCVRLNGAEALAYARSRTLEFYSQISHQWQLADPTADIGRIARQQQFIRELAGIAVQRSLQDPITGNDIVNKVLHYLVFDQNLSKSDVLSLIDVFRTVNPNDQSHLEFQTMPWKTGPNQNGAQVLYVQEPDNQGLLARLRDFSGKNSSAPAAAVTPRSVTVQVVDSTGTSGLAQATLNDLVRRAGFAGGSTGQVSGALSPTEVHYKPGAIAQGELLLQYLPPSTPLVADPSIKGAGVELVLGRGFSSIVIPSGGGSTSAGPVAPTPQAAGPSSSYSAGDTYANGNGGVDPARFGIPAPKGSCR from the coding sequence GTGGCCCTCCGCCGTTCAGTCCTGCGCGCCTTCTCCGGTCGGTACCTCATCGCGCTCGGCGTCGCCACCGCGGTCATGACCGGCGGGGTGGTGACCGTCAACTACGTGATCAGCGACAAGCTGGCCGGGGTCAAGCGCGTCCAGATCAAGGAGGCGCCGCCACCGCCCCAAGGCGCCAACTACCTCCTGCTCGGCTCCGACACGCGCGCGTTCGTGAAGAACAAACAGCAGGCGCAGGCCTTCGGCAGCGCGGCCCAGGACCCGAACGTCAACTCCGACACGATGATGGTGGTGCACGTCGAGCCGAACGCCAAGCGGACCCTGATCGTGTCGTTCCCCCGCGACCTGTGGGTCAACATCCCGGGGAAGGGGATGGCGAAGATCAACGCCGCCTACGGCATCGGCCCGAACAAGACGATCGAGACCCTGAAGGCCGACTTCGGGATCGACATCAACCACTTCATCTCGGTCGACTTCCAGAGCTTCCAGGACGTCGTGAACGCCATCGGGCAGGTCCCGGTGTACTTCCCGTACCCGGCCCGCGACCAGGAGAGCGGCCTCTTCATCTATCCCGGCTGCGTGCGCCTGAACGGCGCCGAGGCGCTGGCGTACGCGCGGTCGCGGACGCTGGAGTTCTACAGCCAGATCTCGCACCAGTGGCAGCTCGCCGACCCGACCGCCGACATCGGGCGGATCGCCCGCCAGCAGCAGTTCATCCGCGAGCTGGCCGGCATCGCGGTCCAGCGCAGCCTCCAGGACCCGATCACCGGCAACGACATCGTGAACAAGGTGCTCCACTACCTGGTGTTCGACCAGAACCTCAGCAAGAGCGACGTCCTCTCGCTCATCGACGTCTTCCGCACCGTGAACCCGAACGACCAGAGCCACCTCGAGTTCCAGACCATGCCCTGGAAGACGGGACCGAACCAGAACGGCGCCCAGGTCCTGTACGTCCAGGAGCCGGACAACCAGGGCCTGCTGGCCCGGCTCCGGGACTTCAGCGGCAAGAACAGCAGCGCCCCGGCCGCCGCGGTGACCCCGAGGTCCGTCACGGTGCAGGTGGTCGACAGCACCGGCACCAGCGGCCTGGCCCAGGCCACGCTGAACGACCTCGTGCGGCGCGCCGGCTTCGCCGGCGGCAGCACCGGGCAGGTCAGCGGCGCGCTGAGCCCGACCGAGGTCCACTACAAGCCCGGTGCCATCGCGCAGGGCGAGCTGCTGCTGCAGTACCTGCCGCCGAGCACCCCGCTCGTGGCCGACCCGTCGATCAAGGGGGCGGGTGTGGAGCTCGTGCTCGGACGGGGGTTCTCCTCGATCGTGATCCCGAGCGGCGGGGGCTCGACGAGCGCGGGACCGGTCGCCCCGACCCCCCAGGCGGCGGGACCGAGCTCCTCCTACAGCGCCGGCGACACGTACGCGAACGGGAACGGCGGCGTCGACCCCGCCCGCTTCGGGATCCCGGCGCCGAAGGGGTCGTGCCGATGA
- a CDS encoding aminotransferase class IV encodes MSDVVTWVDGALVPAGEARVSAFDHGILVGDGVFETLAVYRGVPFAWRRHLERLGRSADGLGLAAPDPSALRAAADAVVAANGIVDGRLRITVTGGPSPLGSERGDAPPTVIVAVAPARARSVSEAVVTVPWPRNERGAVAGLKTISYAENVRALAFARQRGASEAVFANTRGELCEATGSNVFLVVDGVVCTPPVASGCLLGVTRALVLELCATHGVRAEERTVPIGALAGAGEAFLTSSTREVVAIARVDDRELPAAPGPRTRALAAAFTALVAADPDP; translated from the coding sequence ATGAGCGACGTCGTGACCTGGGTCGACGGCGCGCTCGTCCCCGCCGGCGAGGCCCGGGTCTCGGCCTTCGACCACGGGATCCTCGTCGGGGACGGGGTCTTCGAGACCCTCGCCGTCTACCGGGGGGTGCCGTTCGCGTGGCGGCGGCACCTCGAGCGGCTCGGCCGCTCGGCGGACGGGCTGGGGCTCGCGGCGCCCGACCCGTCGGCGCTTCGGGCGGCCGCCGACGCCGTGGTCGCCGCCAACGGGATCGTCGACGGCCGCCTTCGGATCACGGTGACGGGCGGGCCGTCGCCGCTCGGCTCCGAGCGCGGGGACGCGCCCCCGACGGTGATCGTCGCCGTCGCCCCGGCCCGGGCGCGGTCGGTCTCGGAGGCGGTGGTGACGGTGCCGTGGCCCCGGAACGAGCGGGGCGCGGTCGCGGGCCTGAAGACGATCTCGTACGCCGAGAACGTGCGGGCGCTGGCGTTCGCGCGGCAGCGAGGCGCGAGCGAGGCGGTGTTCGCGAACACCCGCGGCGAGCTCTGCGAGGCCACCGGCTCGAACGTGTTCCTCGTGGTCGACGGCGTGGTCTGCACCCCGCCGGTCGCCTCGGGCTGCCTGCTCGGGGTGACGCGGGCGCTCGTCCTCGAGCTGTGCGCGACCCACGGCGTCCGCGCCGAGGAGCGCACGGTGCCGATCGGCGCCCTCGCCGGCGCCGGCGAGGCCTTCCTGACCTCGAGCACGCGTGAGGTGGTGGCGATCGCCCGCGTCGACGACCGCGAGCTCCCGGCCGCGCCCGGGCCGCGCACGCGGGCGCTCGCCGCGGCGTTCACGGCGCTGGTGGCCGCGGACCCGGATCCGTGA
- a CDS encoding biotin--[acetyl-CoA-carboxylase] ligase — MADPPASPGVQWHIRRFTEIDSTNRYVLDAARAGAPPGLVVVADHQHAGRGRRGRAWTAPPGSSLLVSVLLGPPPEPDHAQVLAMAAGLALAAAVRAVAGFDAELKWPNDLVVGDRKLAGLLAETDARGGRVRSVVVGIGCNVTWVGFPPELAETATACDREAGHAVDRGALLDALLDALAAELAALDAVPARYRSRLGTLGQEVRVELATGTLEGAAVDVDEHGRLAVQPPTGPPVLVGAGDVIHLRRVTDPGPRPPAP; from the coding sequence ATGGCCGATCCGCCCGCCAGCCCGGGCGTGCAGTGGCACATCCGGCGCTTCACCGAGATCGACTCGACGAACCGCTACGTGCTGGACGCGGCTCGCGCCGGGGCGCCGCCCGGGCTCGTCGTCGTCGCCGACCATCAACACGCGGGTCGCGGCCGGCGCGGCCGCGCGTGGACGGCGCCCCCTGGGTCCTCGCTGCTCGTCTCGGTGCTCCTCGGGCCGCCGCCCGAGCCGGACCACGCGCAGGTGCTGGCGATGGCGGCCGGGCTCGCCCTCGCGGCCGCGGTCCGGGCCGTCGCCGGGTTCGACGCCGAGCTGAAGTGGCCGAACGACCTCGTCGTCGGCGACCGGAAGCTCGCGGGGCTGCTCGCCGAGACCGACGCGCGGGGCGGCCGGGTGCGCAGCGTCGTGGTGGGCATCGGCTGCAACGTCACCTGGGTGGGCTTCCCGCCGGAGCTCGCCGAGACCGCCACCGCGTGCGACCGCGAAGCCGGGCACGCCGTCGACCGCGGCGCCCTCCTCGACGCGCTCCTCGACGCGCTGGCGGCCGAGCTGGCCGCGCTCGACGCGGTGCCCGCCCGCTACCGGTCCCGGCTGGGGACGCTCGGCCAGGAGGTGCGCGTCGAGCTGGCGACGGGCACGCTCGAGGGCGCCGCCGTCGACGTCGACGAGCACGGCCGCCTCGCGGTGCAGCCCCCGACCGGTCCGCCGGTCCTCGTCGGCGCCGGCGACGTGATCCACCTGCGCCGCGTCACGGATCCGGGTCCGCGGCCACCAGCGCCGTGA